One region of Sardina pilchardus chromosome 18, fSarPil1.1, whole genome shotgun sequence genomic DNA includes:
- the phf3 gene encoding PHD finger protein 3 isoform X1 produces the protein MDVVDSFTCLIPSDQLDDSLLLGQNLECEASDEFGSGHKRPGDSLKNMLSDKDPMFGSASTQFHLLDNDESNFAILTGHNMSASGRGRGVSRGQSVGRRMLRGGRRGSRGGRGASGAPKNASSPAEQGGGRGSGRGVRGRRTGPGRRGVSMRRAGRGRGRAAGRSPPGSSSSSDDDSPRRRKRELLLSRRYDANSVPPSMSPVVVLRRLTVTVGGFRIELLPGPSHLAGVASLTVEQGAHEGLVCVDGMGVSVNAEDIMTADSSVVVEAVRDRDPRRAAQQKKVIAVSGGGDAAMDLGPYVNPNEVQNTNGALLPKPAAKVSASLVPKAASDQNDPPKAKSSKMQGKNNVALPDSPTKNLKSKEALSSPKPKPTVPGKPATARKGLNHPHLKKVPPRRMLKNPADLKRKLQNNVALKRPGEPIKAAGGPVPKVQKIRQETSAKQPAKPGAPRPEISKLQQAPRPQGPRPQPPPSHPPSHPPSHPPSHPGAQQSPHKQAGPPQRKPPPPQSPSPVKKPEQGALKELAENEEQERERERERHRQRKEKVLQKQRSRSARSVSVDEPELFIPDNAPPSSGRKEETVEEEPVAAADEEGAAQWDPSKHCGLCKKAHSNRFMVGCGRCDDWFHGDCVGLDLDKVQQMEQEDQEYVCLRCCEDEDTTRAEPGASDPVAKDHAPKTDAQQQQQQPSRHKQGQGVTTGGVRPFRKDSTSERRPSSESKDSTYRSGSTVKSEKHKAKVSSVSMKQPSTDQIRRNVRHTLKDILLSRLKDSDLKISSEKVAEVAKKTEKELYSFFQGTDSKYKSKYRSLTFNLKDTKNNVLFKRVLQGEISPGDLIRMSPEELASKELAAWRQRENRHAIEMIEKEQREAERRPITKITHKGEIEIENQEPMKAPDVIELEPEPVPKPQEEPEEKPQVAEPESPKDVKDTTSLHKSHLFDLNCKICTGRMVPPVEEPVTKVVKVATTVTKRPSTLEVEAAPTPSSGITDELDALEGSLMTSGIFSSFEGRSESLSSKEDPAAFLANLECLWNGYVDMAAVAKLLTKAYPVSGSLDNLTEDLPENIQVGGRISPQIVWDYVEKIRASGTKELCVIRFAPETEEDEISYTLLYAYFSSRRRYGVVANNRKLVKDMYLIPLGATEKIPHHIVPFDGPGLESNRPNLLLGLLIRQRPKRDYGAILPMPASSPAGVLPETEKTADLVAKPAKVLQVENDFISSLKVPSVKEATPHKPSETDDPLGTDPIETEDSATDLGLLDSSKPLRFLPGVLQSASAKASKSTVAEDEASQAQITTGHQAFQSGAGSQGGSVKPTTPTTPVSLNRFIIKKKDAKTVKMEAGPSSETVKSVTDSKTVKLEADPSSQSDTSVTDSKSVKTDASPSIKMEKSVIDSQSAKTDASPSIKMEKSVTDSQSAKTDASPSVKTEKSVTDSQSAKTDASSSVKTEKSDTDSKSRFQAKTETGQSSSTVESETISAKILGGPSSDTEKSVLDNVIGKQKSDVPSSTLLVSLKDKPADVSTEVFLASLSSPTKPVPSTSDSSKEADSLSNSVSLSPDKQSSPDSTTATLLDTSAEDKPSTTSSIPGLSSPTSSPKQPFAGILKSSLEQPKPTDAKMSPPELEDLVSDRKHSEQPDAQEGSKDRKEAPHSTSVPSSSDLSPKEFQPLRDIQSIKTISSNCKSKDPLSPRPSLLNSPPLFPPAALGPPPARFPPPGPTVPFHLTSPLPNFSNPPPFLPPQISSNMRFPPPGPPAMLFPQSRTPAPSWTPPGPPLQPGFPPPLNLLAVPPLPFGTPRFPTEPAKPTLVSPKEKGPDQRYHDPWERPRRSEDSGPKKQDRDHHSRSRHHYEKKSRHHDRDYDRERGKRERRSRSRTRSRSRSRSRSRSRSRSRSRSRDRHHRDRSKHSKDDRHSDRRKERHSDDYSGRHKDKDRDKHRRDSGHEKGKKSSRDRRS, from the exons ATGGATGTAGTTGACTCCTTTACCTGTTTAATTCCCAGTGATCAGTTGGATGACTCCTTGTTGCTTGGCCAGAACTTGGAATGTGAAGCAAGTGATGAGTTTGGATCAGGTCACAAAAGACCAGGCGACTCGTTAAAGAACATGCTCAGTGACAAAGACCCTATGTTCGGGTCTGCCAGCACTCAGTTCCATCTGCTGGACAATGATGAGTCTAACTTTGCCATCTTAACAG GTCACAACATGAGTGCGTCAGGACGTGGCCGTGGTGTCTCCAGGGGTCAGTCGGTCGGCCGCAGGATGTTACGGGGTGGCAGGAGAGGCTCAAGGGGCGGCAGGGGAGCGAGTGGTGCTCCCAAGAACGCTTCGAGCCCAGCAGAGCAAg gAGGCGGCAGAGGTTCAGGGCGAGGCGTGCGGGGCAGGCGCACGGGCCCGGGCAGGAGAGGGGTCAGCATGAGGAGGGCAGGAAGAGGCCGAGGCAGAGCGGCGGGGAGGAGCCCACCAgggtcttcctcctcctctgacgaCGATTCCCCGCGGCGGCGTAAGCGTGAGCTGCTTCTGAGCCGACGGTACGACGCGAACAGCGTCCCCCCGTCCATGAGCCCCGTCGTGGTGCTGAGGCGCCTGACCGTCACCGTCGGCGGCTTCCGCATCGAGCTGCTCCCGGGGCCTTCCCACCTGGCCGGCGTGGCGAGCCTCACCGTGGAGCAGGGTGCGCACGAGGGACTGGTGTGCGTGGACGGCATGGGCGTCAGCGTGAACGCAGAGGACATTATGACCGCCGACAGCTCCGTGGTGGTCGAAGCCGTCCGAGACCGAGACCCACGCAGAGCTGCCCAGCAGAAGAAGGTGATCGCGGTCTCCGGAGGAGGCGATGCGGCGATGGACCTCGGGCCGTACGTGAACCCTAACGAAGTCCAAAACACCAACGGTGCTCTGTTGCCGAAACCGGCCGCAAAGGTTTCTGCTTCGCTGGTCCCTAAAGCAGCCAGTGACCAAAATGACCCTCCAAAGGCCAAGAGCAGCAAGATGCAGGGGAAGAACAACGTGGCACTGCCGGACTCACCCACCAAGAATTTAAAATCAAAGGAGGCCTTGTCCTCCCCCAAGCCCAAGCCAACGGTACCTGGGAAACCCGCTACTGCCAGAAAGGGCCTAAACCATCCCCACCTGAAGAAGGTGCCGCCGCGACGCATGCTGAAGAACCCTGCGGACTTGAAGCGAAAGCTGCAGAACAATGTAGCATTGAAGCGGCCTGGAGAGCCGATCAAGGCTGCTGGTGGGCCTGTGCCTAAAGTGCAGAAGATCCGGCAggaaacctccgccaagcaaccCGCCAAGCCAGGTGCACCCAGACCTGAAATCAGCAAGCTGCAGCAGGCGCCAAGGCCACAGGGACCAAGGCCGCAGCCCccaccctctcaccccccctctcaccctccctctcatcctccctctcacCCCGGCGCCCAGCAGAGCCCCCACAAGCAGGCCGGCCCCCCCCAGAGGAAGCCTCCCCCCCCGCAGAGCCCCTCGCCGGTCAAGAAGCCGGAGCAGGGCGCGCTGAAGGAGCTGGCGGAGAACGAGGAGCAGGAGCGGGAGCGCGAGCGCGAGCGCCACCGGCAGCGCAAGGAGAAGGTGCTGCAGAAGCAGCGCAGCCGCAGCGCGCGCAGCGTCTCCGTGGACGAGCCCGAGCTCTTCATCCCCGACAACGCCCCGCCCTCCTCCGGCAGGAAGGAGGAGACCGTGGAGGAGGAGCCCGTCGCCGCCGCCGACGAGGAGGGGGCGGCGCAGTGGGATCCCAGCAAGCACTGCGGCCTCTGCAAGAAAGCCCACAGCAACAG GTTCATGGTCGGGTGTGGGCGCTGTGACGACTGGTTCCATGGCGACTGCGTGGGCCTGGACCTGGACAAAGTCCAGCAGATGGAGCAGGAGGACCAGGAGTACGTGTGCCTGCGCTGCTGTGAAGACGAGGACACCACCCGCGCCGAGCCGGGCGCCTCCGACCCCGTCGCCAAAGACCACGCGCCCAAGACCgacgcccagcagcagcagcagcagccctccAGACACAAGCAGGGCCAAGGGGTCACCACCGGGGGAGTCCGGCCCTTCAGAAAG GATTCCACTTCAGAAAGGAGGCCGTCATCAGAATCAAAAGATTCTACATACAGAAGTG GATCAACTGTGAAGTCAGAGAAACATAAAGCTAAAGTGTCATCTGTGAGCATGAAGCAACCATCCACAGACCAAATCCGACGGAATGTCCGGCACACTCTGAAGGATATCCTTTTGAGCAG ATTGAAAGATTCTGACCTGAAAATCTCTTCAGAGAAGGTGGCTGAGGTGGccaagaaaacagaaaaagaactcTACTCATTTTTTCAAGGCACAGATAGCAAATACAAAAGCAAATACAGAAGCCTAACTTTCAACCTGAAGGACACCAAAAACAAT gtACTATTTAAACGTGTTCTTCAAGGAGAAATCTCTCCAGGAGACCTCATTCGTATGAGCCCTGAAGAATTGGCCTCTAAAGAATTGGCTGCTTGGAGACAAAGGGAAAATAGACAT GCTATAGAAATGATCGAAAAAGAACAGCGGGAGGCAGAGAGGCGGCCCATCACTAAAATCACCCACAAAGGAGAGATCGAGATTGAGAACCAGGAGCCCATGAAAGCCCCCGATGTCATAGAACTAGAG CCTGAGCCAGTCCCAAAACCTCAAGAAGAGCCTGAGGAGAAGCCCCAGGTGGCAGAGCCGGAGTCCCCTAAAGACGTCAAAGACACCACCAGCCTGCACAAGTCCCACCTCTTTGATCTCAACTGCAAGATATGCACTG GGCGAATGGTTCCCCCTGTGGAGGAGCCGGTCACTAAGGTGGTTAAAGTAGCCACCACCGTTACGAAACGTCCATCCACTTTGGAAGTCGAAGCTGCCCCCACACCTTCATCAGGGATAACCGACGAGCTTGACGCTTTAGAGGGCAGCCTTATGACATCCGGAATCTTCTCCAGCTTTGAAGGACG ATCTGAAAGTCTGAGTAGCAAGGAAGATCCAGCAGCATTTCTTGCCAACTTGGAATGCCTGTGGAATGGTTATGTGGATATGGCTGCGGTGGCCAAGCTGTTAACTAAAGCCTATCCAGTCTCGGGATCTTTGGACAATTTAACTGAG GATCTACCAGAGAACATTCAAGTTGGTGGAAGGATCTCGCCACAAATAGTGTGGGACTATGTTGAAAAAATCCGGGCCTCTGGAACAAAA GAACTGTGTGTGATTCGCTTCGCCCCGGAGACAGAAGAAGACGAGATATCATACACGTTACTTTACGCTTACTTCAGCAGTCGCCGGAGATATGGAGTGGTTGCCAATAACCGAAAGCTCGTTAAAGACATGTATCTCATTCCGTTGGGTGCAACGGAAAAAATTCCACATCATATTGTACCTTTTGATGGTCCAG GATTAGAATCCAATCGTCCAAATCTTTTGCTGGGACTTCTTATCAGACAGCGGCCTAAGAGGGACTATGGTGCTATACTTCCCATGCCTGCAAGTAGCCCTGCAGGTGTCTTACCTGAGACTGAAAAAACAGCTGATCTAGTCGCAAAACCAGCAAAGGTTCTGCAGGTGGAAAATGACTTCATCAGCTCTTTGAAAGTTCCATCAGTGAAGGAGGCTACACCACATAAGCCATCAGAGACCGATGATCCATTGGGGACAGACCCTATAGAAACTGAGGACTCAGCCACAGACCTTGGTCTGCTGGATTCATCTAAACCACTTCGATTCCTCCCTGGGGTACTCCAATCTGCGTCAGCCAAGGCAAGCAAGTCGACGGTGGCTGAGGATGAGGCGAGCCAAGCGCAGATCACCACAGGGCATCAGGCCTTCCAGAGTGGTGCCGGAAGTCAGGGTGGCTCGGTCAAACCCACCACACCCACCACCCCTGTAAGTCTGAATCGGTTTATTATAAAGAAGAAGGACGCTAAAACTGTCAAAATGGAAGCAGGTCCATCCAGTGAGACGGTAAAATCTGTTACAGATTCCAAAACAGTGAAATTGGAGGCAGATCCATCTAGTCAATCTGACACGTCAGTCACTGATTCTAAATCAGTCAAGACAGATGCAAGTCCATCCATTAAAATGGAAAAATCGGTCATAGATTCACAATCGGCCAAGACTGATGCAAGTCCATCCATTAAAATGGAAAAATCGGTCACAGATTCACAATCGGCCAAGACTGATGCAAGTCCATCCGTTAAAACAGAAAAATCTGTCACAGATTCACAATCGGCCAAGACTGATGCAAGTTCATCCGTTAAGACTGAAAAATCTGATACTGATTCCAAGTCAAGATTCCAGGCCAAGACAGAGACAGGTCAATCCAGCAGCACTGTGGAATCTGAGACCATATCAGCTAAAATCTTGGGAGGTCCATCAAGTGACACTGAGAAGTCTGTCCTGGATAACGTAATAGGAAAACAGAAAAGTGATGTGCCAAGCAGCACATTGCTGGTGTCTCTGAAAGACAAGCCAGCAGATGTTTCCACAGAGGTGTTTCTTGCCAGCCTGTCCTCGCCCACTAAACCTGTGCCCAGCACCTCTGATTCATCAAAAGAAGCTGACTCTCTGTCCAACAGTGTCAGCTTGAGCCCAGATAAACAGTCCAGTCCAGATTCCACAACAGCTACTCTGTTGGACACTTCTGCCGAGGACAAACCTTCCACCACTTCATCTATCCCTGGATTGTCCAGCCCAACAAGTAGTCCAAAACAGCCTTTTGCTGGTATTTTAAAAAGCAGCTTAGAACAACCAAAACCAACTGATGCAAAGATGTCACCTCCTGAGCTTGAGGATTTGGTTTCAGACAGGAAACATTCTGAGCAACCAGACGCTCAGGAAGGGTCAAAAGACCGCAAAGAAGCTCCGCACTCAACGTCTGTGCCTAGCTCCTCAGATCTGTCTCCAAAGGAATTCCAACCTTTGAGAGACATCCAAAGCATCAAGACCATTTCTTCCAACTGCAAGAGCAAAGACCCTCTGTCACCGCGTCCCTCTCTTCTCAACTCTCCCCCCTTATTCCCTCCTGCTGCTCTCGGCCCACCACCTGCCCGGTTTCCTCCCCCAGGTCCTACAGTTCCATTTCACCTCACCTCGCCACTGCCAAATTTCTCCAATCCCCCACCTTTTCTGCCACCACAAATCTCGTCCAACATGCGCTTCCCGCCACCAGGGCCTCCAGCCATGTTGTTTCCCCAGAGTCGGACTCCTGCCCCTTCCTGGACTCCACCCGGCCCTCCCCTTCAGCCTGGCTTCCCCCCACCTCTCAACTTACTTGCGGTTCCACCATTGCCTTTTGGGACTCCAAGGTTTCCCACCGAACCTGCGAAACCTACCCTCGTCTCGCCTAAAGAAAAAGGACCAGATCAGCGTTATCACGACCCCTGGGAAAGGCCACGGCGCTCGGAGGACAGCGGACCCAAGAAGCAAGATCGGGATCACCATAGCCGATCGAGGCATCACTACGAGAAGAAAAGCAGGCACCACGACCGGGATTACGATCGAGAACGAGGAAAGCGCGAGCGGCGGAGCCGCAGCAGAACCAGGAGCAGAAGCCGGAGTCGGAGCAGAAGTAGAAGCCGCAGTCGGAGCAGAAGTCGGAGTCGAGACCGACACCACAGGGACCGGAGCAAGCACTCGAAGGATGACCGCCATTCGGACAGACGGAAAGAGAGACATAGTGATGATTACAGTGGCCGTCACAAAGATAAAGACAGGGACAAACACCGACGTGATTCTGGACACGAGAAGGGAAAGAAGAGCTCAAGAGACAGACGTTCTTGA